The proteins below are encoded in one region of Miscanthus floridulus cultivar M001 unplaced genomic scaffold, ASM1932011v1 os_2356_1_2, whole genome shotgun sequence:
- the LOC136534851 gene encoding uncharacterized protein has translation MPYLVHGITSRRPTKSRRGLAGLGSASAAPYTGERRSLPHPMAAIVAPKPLPFLTTLTTRSSLARLPTRRSTQTSCSSAGRRGPAVAATPRPGVACRVHSCLRSLLPPSAAASPPTAAAAEGMSDPELRLVLELATDEELMEVEEILYGTSYFSPLLKSIARRPNSDGVVVLDDIEERDHFISKLESRFLYLAADARSIIRRWRPSYRDVLLRVRKKIGVRCSSKLCTADLEAEIFLHLVDEYSSRMKDQLSFPWDKQKSPKETSSLGANNWKGGSALTLKTIYESLASRLSGKLLKEAANYEIKKELVKQGGRLAAVNLESRAGLLAARQGLARAASRYVGLRSVMTFLGPILWGTLLADIVIQMLGTDYARIVQAIYAFAQIRLTRTSYIEPDEE, from the exons ATGCCGTATCTAGTTCACGGAATCACGTCACGGCGCCCCACAAAATCTCGTCGCGGCCTCGCGGGTCTGGGCTCCGCGTCCGCGGCACCGTACACCGGCGAGCGGAGATCGTTGCCGCACCCAATGGCCGCCATCGTAGCACCAAAACCCCTCCCGTTCCTCACCACCCTCACCACCCGCTCCTCACTTGCCCGCTTACCCACTCGGCGTTCCACCCAAACCTCCTGTTCCAGTGCCGGCCGCCGCGGTCCCGCTGTCGCGGCCACTCCTCGTCCCGGCGTAGCTTGCAGGGTCCATTCCTGCCTTAGGTCTCTTCTCCCTCCCAGCGCGGCAGCCTCGCCCCCAACCGCGGCAGCGGCGGAAG GCATGTCTGACCCGGAGCTGAGGCTGGTGCTCGAGCTCGCTACCGACGAGGAGCTGATGGAGGTGGAAGAGATCCTCTACGGCACCAG CTATTTTAGTCCATTGCTAAAGTCAATTGCAAGAAGACCGAACTCAGATGGTGTTGTTGTTTTGGATGATATCGAGGAGAGAGATCATTTCATCTCAAAATTAGAGTCAAGGTTCCTGTATCTTGCTGCAGATGCTCGCTCTATCATAAG GAGGTGGAGACCATCATACAGAGATGTCTTGCTCAGAGTAAGAAAAAAAATTGGTGTTCGATGCTCTAGCAAATTGTGTACTGCAGACCTTGAGGCAGAAATATTTCTTCACCTTGTGGATGAATATTCAAG CCGCATGAAAGACCAACTTTCATTTCCATGGGATAAACAAAAATCTCCAAAAGAAACCTCTAGCCTTGGTGCAAACAACTGGAAG GGTGGTAGTGCATTGACTTTGAAAACGATATATGAATCG TTAGCCAGTAGACTGTCTGGAAAACTGCTGAAGGAGGCTGCAAATTATGAGATAAAGAAAGAACTTGTTAAGCAG GGTGGGCGGTTGGCTGCTGTTAACCTGGAGTCTAGAGCTGGTTTGCTTGCAGCTAGGCAG GGTTTGGCTCGGGCAGCATcgagatatgttggactcaggAGTGTCATGACATTTCTTGGACCAAT ATTGTGGGGGACACTCTTGGCTGATATTGTGATTCAAATGCTGGGCACGGATTATGCTAGGATCGTCCAGGCAATCTATGCGTTTGCTCAG ATTCGTCTGACTCGGACAAGTTACATAGAACCTGATGAAGAATGA